A stretch of Prunus dulcis chromosome 6, ALMONDv2, whole genome shotgun sequence DNA encodes these proteins:
- the LOC117632263 gene encoding protein SCARECROW, with amino-acid sequence MAACALLGDHNGEHISGNGSSNNNSHGGGSPSCPMTSTTNSNSQGSSVEQQPPRQHQNQQQHQRQSTEGSKMVRKRMACEIEVQNYPTSRNTSASDYMRLSRRSSSIINNNPNPNPNATKVNNNSMVYPNYSTMLLPVPSSTNLTTLTSAGGALSPASASASSAAASAANWGPIDPLSLHPHHQSGALPSHQLQLQPKTLTPAVCGFSGLPLFPPEKTPPSNQSTATPSSISISMEDSSSATAWIDGIIKDLIHSSTNVSIPQLIHNVREIIFPCNPNLASLLEYRLRSISEPPPPPPPIPNFNPATVPELRRRRETLQLQQQQNQHHHHHHQGPGALKLNLDSAALHDVAIFTNPTTVETASIATHVMNSNDLYLHSWTGGGGGAGPTPITCSQTNPHHPNSPFNQAIHHTQDKQLENSSSSSPAAESTTPTAAPATTTTATTNPTPPPTTPSAAVSLIRERKEEMRQQKRDEEGLHLLTLLLQCAEAVSADNFDEATKILFEISELSTPFGTSAQRVAAYFSEAMSARLVSSCLGIYASLPPSYVPISHTQKMVSAFQVFNGISPFVKFSHFTANQAIQEAFEREERVHIVDLDIMQGLQWPGLFHILASRPGGPPYVRLTGLGTSMEALEATGKRLSDFADKLGLPFEFFPVAEKVGSLDPERLNISKREAVAVHWLQHSLYDVTGSDSNTLWLLQRLAPKVVTVVEQDLSHAGSFLGRFVEAIHYYSALFDSLGASYGEESEERHVVEQQLLSREIRNVLAVGGPSRSGEVKFHNWREKFQQSGFRGISLAGNAATQATLLLGMFPSDGYTLVEDNGTLKLGWKDLCLLTASAWRPPFHATTNPNLHY; translated from the exons ATGGCTGCTTGTGCTTTGCTCGGTGATCACAATGGAGAGCATATAAGCGGCAAtggcagcagcaacaacaacagccATGGCGGAGGAAGCCCATCTTGTCCGATGACAAGCACCACAAACTCCAACAGCCAAGGCAGCAGCGTAGAGCAGCAACCACCTCGCCAGCACCAAAACCAACAGCAGCATCAGCGACAGTCGACAGAGGGATCGAAAATGGTGAGAAAGAGAATGGCTTGTGAGATTGAAGTTCAAAACTACCCAACAAGCAGAAACACAAGTGCTTCTGATTATATGAGGCTTTCCCGTCGGAGCAGCAgcattattaataataatccaaatccaaatccaaatgcGACCAAAGTGAATAATAATTCTATGGTTTATCCCAACTACTCCACTATGCTGTTACCAGTACCATCTTCCACAAATTTGACAACTTTGACGTCAGCTGGTGGGGCTTTATCACCTGCTTCTGCCTCTGCTTCTTCCGCTGCTGCTTCTGCTGCCAACTGGGGTCCTATTGACCCACTGTCACTTCATCCCCATCATCAATCAGGAGCACTTCCTTCTCATCAGCTTCAGCTTCAGCCCAAGACCCTCACCCCTGCCGTTTGTGGGTTTTCAGGTCTGCCTTTGTTCCCACCCGAAAAGACTCCTCCTTCGAATCAAAGTACTGCAACTCCATCCTCCATATCCATATCCATGGAAGACAGCTCCTCCGCCACGGCGTGGATCGACGGCATCATCAAGGACCTCATCCACAGCTCCACCAACGTCTCCATCCCTCAGCTCATCCACAACGTCAGAGAGATCATCTTCCCTTGCAACCCCAACCTCGCTTCTCTCCTCGAGTACAGGCTCCGCTCCATATCCGAgcctcctccacctcctcctcccaTCCCGAACTTTAACCCCGCCACAGTACCAGAGCtcaggagaagaagagaaaccTTACAGCTTCAGCAGCAACAAaaccaacatcatcatcatcatcatcaaggtcCTGGGGCTCTCAAGCTCAATCTCGACTCGGCTGCCCTACATGACGTCGCCATATTCACGAACCCAACAACAGTTGAGACTGCTTCTATTGCTACCCACGTGATGAACAGCAATGATTTGTACTTGCACTCATGGAcaggaggtggaggaggagcTGGTCCTACCCCTATCACCTGTAGCCAAACAAACCCTCACCACCCAAACTCTCCTTTCAATCAGGCAATTCATCATACACAAGATAAGCAACTAGAAAACTCTTCATCCTCATCCCCTGCGGCCGAGTCCACAACACCCACCGCTGCACCCGCCACCACAACTACAGCCACAACAAACCCCACTCCACCGCCAACAACACCATCGGCGGCAGTGTCCCTaatcagagagagaaaagaagagatgCGGCAGCAAAAGCGAGACGAAGAAGGCCTACATCTCCTCACCCTCCTCCTCCAATGCGCCGAGGCCGTCTCGGCAGACAACTTCGACGAAGCCACCAAAATCCTCTTCGAAATCTCCGAGCTCTCCACCCCATTCGGCACCTCCGCCCAGCGCGTCGCCGCCTACTTCTCGGAAGCCATGTCTGCGCGCCTCGTCAGCTCCTGCCTCGGAATCTATGcgtccctccctccctcctaCGTCCCAATCAGCCACACCCAGAAAATGGTCTCCGCCTTCCAAGTCTTCAACGGCATCAGCCCCTTCGTCAAGTTCTCTCACTTCACCGCCAATCAGGCGATCCAGGAAGCGTtcgagagagaggagagggtGCACATAGTAGATCTCGACATCATGCAGGGCCTCCAATGGCCTGGGCTTTTCCACATCCTGGCTTCAAGGCCAGGTGGGCCCCCCTACGTGAGGCTTACCGGGCTCGGGACCTCCATGGAGGCGTTGGAGGCCACCGGGAAGCGTCTGTCTGACTTCGCTGATAAATTAGGGCTTCCGTTCGAGTTTTTTCCTGTGGCAGAGAAAGTGGGGAGTTTGGACCCGGAGAGGTTGAACATCAGCAAGAGAGAAGCTGTGGCGGTGCATTGGTTGCAGCATTCGCTTTACGATGTCACTGGTTCCGATTCCAATACGCTCTGGCTTTTGCAGAG ATTGGCACCAAAAGTAGTGACGGTGGTGGAACAAGACTTGAGCCACGCGGGCTCCTTCTTGGGGCGGTTTGTTGAGGCCATACACTACTACTCCGCCCTGTTCGACTCTCTCGGAGCGAGCTACGGGGAGGAGAGCGAGGAGAGGCACGTGGTCGAGCAGCAGCTGCTCTCGAGAGAGATCCGGAACGTGCTGGCGGTCGGAGGGCCGTCGAGGAGCGGAGAGGTGAAGTTCCACAACTGGAGAGAGAAGTTTCAGCAAAGTGGGTTCAGAGGGATATCTCTGGCTGGAAATGCAGCAACACAAGCCACATTGCTGCTTGGGATGTTTCCTTCTGATGGGTACACTTTGGTGGAGGACAATGGCACTCTCAAGCTTGGTTGGAAGGACCTTTGCTTGCTCACTGCTTCTGCCTGGAGGCCTCCCTTCCATGCAACCACCAACCCCAACCTTCACTATTGA
- the LOC117631202 gene encoding probable galacturonosyltransferase 7 isoform X2 encodes MKGGGGGGVYSGKRRWRGLVIAVLGLVFLSMLVPLLFLLGLHNGFHSPGSEQQSSPSIGLGGYGTKIVIRDASNLSEGDHSNHVDDLVKQFAPTLSKDILKNISHPAENETKSPSAVHDNEEEKGFSAPPHADLQSLPIENNPKAGASVQIIDYAKGGVDQSGKSCELKFGSYCLWREQHREDMKDSMVKRLKDHLFVARAYYPSIAKLPSQDKLSREMRQNIQEVERVLSESTTDADLPPQIGKKLQRMQAAIARAKSFHVDCNNVDKKLRQIYDLTEDEANFHMRQSVFLYQLAVQTMPKSLHCLSMRLTVEYFRSPFDDTEASQADKYIDRALQHYVIFSTNVLASSVVINSTVMHAKESGKLVFHVLTDEENYFAMKLWFFRNTYKEATIEVLNMERLDLNNQKLQFSLPVEFRVSHSIDAQSRTEYLSTFSHLHYRLPEIFQNLEKVVVLDDDVVVQQDLSALWNLNMEGKVNAAVQFCSVKLSLLKSYLGENSFNKNSCAWMSGLNVIDLVKWRELDISETYQKFVKEVSTQEAQNEAVALHASLLTFQDLIYPLDGSWALSGLGHDYNVDVYPIRNAAVLHYNGKMKPWLELGIPKYKGYWKNFVNREDQFLTDCNWNS; translated from the exons atgaagggAGGGGGTGGGGGTGGTGTTTATTCGGGGAAGCGGAGATGGAGAGGCCTGGTGATTGCAGTTTTGGGTCTGGTTTTTCTTTCCATGCTCgttcctcttctcttccttctcgGCCTTCACAATGGCTTTCACTCTCCCG GTTCAGAACAACAAAGTTCGCCTTCA ATTGGTCTTGGAGGATATGGTACAAAAATCGTCATTAGAGATGCTTCTAATCTTTCAGAG GGGGATCATTCAAACCATGTAGATGATCTTGTGAAACAATTTGCACCAACCCTTTCAAAG GATATACTAAAGAATATTTCACATCCAGCtgaaaatgaaaccaaaagtCCAAGTGCTGTGCACGACAATGAGGAGGAAAAAG GATTTTCAGCCCCCCCTCATGCTGATCTGCAATCACTTCCCATTGAAAAT AACCCTAAAGCTGGTGCCTCAGTTCAAATCATTGATTATGCGAAAGGTGGTGTTGATCAAAGTGGAAAATCATGTGAGTTGAAATTTGGGAGCTACTGCCTTTGGCGTGAACAACATAGAGAAGACATGAAGGATTCTATGGTCAAGAGATTGAAGGATCACCTATTTGTGGCGAGAGCATATTATCCTAGTATTGCAAAACTTCCATCACAGGACAAGTTGTCACGTGAAATGAGACAAAATATTCAAGAGGTGGAGCGTGTTCTTAGTGAAAGTACCACAGATGCTGATCTTCCACCACA GATTGGGAAGAAGCTACAGAGGATGCAAGCTGCAATAGCCAGAGCCAAATCATTTCATGTGGATTGTAATAATGTTGACAAGAAACTGAGACAAATATATGATTTGACTGAGGATGAAGCTAACTTCCACATGAGACAAAGTGTTTTCCTCTACCAACTTGCAGTCCAGACTATGCCGAAGAGCCTCCACTGCCTGTCAATGAGACTGACTGTGGAATATTTCAGATCTCCTTTTGACGATACAGAGGCCTCCCAGGCTGACAAGTACATTGATCGTGCATTGCAGCACTATGTCATATTCTCCACTAATGTACTTGCATCGTCAGTTGTGATAAACTCAACTGTAATGCATGCAAAA GAAAGTGGGAAACTGGTTTTTCACGTCCTAACAGATGAAGAGAATTACTTCGCAATGAAACTATGGTTCTTTAGAAATACATATAAGGAAGCCACGATTGAGGTGTTAAACATGGAGCGGCTTGATCTGAACAACCagaaattacaattttcaCTGCCTGTGGAATTCCGTGTTTCCCATAGCATTGATGCCCAAAGTAGAACGGAGTACTTATCTACTTTTTCTCATTTACACTATCGTCTCCCTGAGATATTCCAGAATTTGGAGAAAGTTGTGGTTCTGgatgatgatgttgttgtCCAGCAGGACTTGTCTGCACTATGGAACCTCAACATGGAAGGGAAAGTTAATGCCGCTGTGCAGTTCTGCTCGGTGAAGTTAAGTCTGTTGAAGAGCTATCTTGGCGAGAacagtttcaataaaaattcatgTGCTTGGATGTCTGGATTGAATGTGATTGATCTGGTTAAGTGGAGAGAGCTTGATATCAGTGAAACTTACCAAAAGTTTGTGAAGGAG GTGAGCACACAAGAGGCGCAAAACGAAGCTGTTGCACTGCATGCGAGCTTGCTTACCTTTCAGGATTTAATTTATCCTCTGGATGGTTCTTGGGCTCTTTCTGGACTGGGTCATGACTATAATGTAGATGTCTATCCAATCAGGAATGCTGCAGTGTTGCACTATAATGGAAAGATGAAACCTTGGCTTGAGTTAGGGATCCCAAAATATAAAGGTTACTGGAAGAATTTTGTGAACCGAGAGGATCAGTTCTTGACTGACTGCAATTGGAATTCATGA
- the LOC117631202 gene encoding probable galacturonosyltransferase 7 isoform X1 produces the protein MKGGGGGGVYSGKRRWRGLVIAVLGLVFLSMLVPLLFLLGLHNGFHSPGSEQQSSPSIGLGGYGTKIVIRDASNLSEGDHSNHVDDLVKQFAPTLSKDILKNISHPAENETKSPSAVHDNEEEKGFSAPPHADLQSLPIENNPKAGASVQIIDYAKGGVDQSGKSCELKFGSYCLWREQHREDMKDSMVKRLKDHLFVARAYYPSIAKLPSQDKLSREMRQNIQEVERVLSESTTDADLPPQIGKKLQRMQAAIARAKSFHVDCNNVDKKLRQIYDLTEDEANFHMRQSVFLYQLAVQTMPKSLHCLSMRLTVEYFRSPFDDTEASQADKYIDRALQHYVIFSTNVLASSVVINSTVMHAKESGKLVFHVLTDEENYFAMKLWFFRNTYKEATIEVLNMERLDLNNQKLQFSLPVEFRVSHSIDAQSRTEYLSTFSHLHYRLPEIFQNLEKVVVLDDDVVVQQDLSALWNLNMEGKVNAAVQFCSVKLSLLKSYLGENSFNKNSCAWMSGLNVIDLVKWRELDISETYQKFVKEVSHIVSTQEAQNEAVALHASLLTFQDLIYPLDGSWALSGLGHDYNVDVYPIRNAAVLHYNGKMKPWLELGIPKYKGYWKNFVNREDQFLTDCNWNS, from the exons atgaagggAGGGGGTGGGGGTGGTGTTTATTCGGGGAAGCGGAGATGGAGAGGCCTGGTGATTGCAGTTTTGGGTCTGGTTTTTCTTTCCATGCTCgttcctcttctcttccttctcgGCCTTCACAATGGCTTTCACTCTCCCG GTTCAGAACAACAAAGTTCGCCTTCA ATTGGTCTTGGAGGATATGGTACAAAAATCGTCATTAGAGATGCTTCTAATCTTTCAGAG GGGGATCATTCAAACCATGTAGATGATCTTGTGAAACAATTTGCACCAACCCTTTCAAAG GATATACTAAAGAATATTTCACATCCAGCtgaaaatgaaaccaaaagtCCAAGTGCTGTGCACGACAATGAGGAGGAAAAAG GATTTTCAGCCCCCCCTCATGCTGATCTGCAATCACTTCCCATTGAAAAT AACCCTAAAGCTGGTGCCTCAGTTCAAATCATTGATTATGCGAAAGGTGGTGTTGATCAAAGTGGAAAATCATGTGAGTTGAAATTTGGGAGCTACTGCCTTTGGCGTGAACAACATAGAGAAGACATGAAGGATTCTATGGTCAAGAGATTGAAGGATCACCTATTTGTGGCGAGAGCATATTATCCTAGTATTGCAAAACTTCCATCACAGGACAAGTTGTCACGTGAAATGAGACAAAATATTCAAGAGGTGGAGCGTGTTCTTAGTGAAAGTACCACAGATGCTGATCTTCCACCACA GATTGGGAAGAAGCTACAGAGGATGCAAGCTGCAATAGCCAGAGCCAAATCATTTCATGTGGATTGTAATAATGTTGACAAGAAACTGAGACAAATATATGATTTGACTGAGGATGAAGCTAACTTCCACATGAGACAAAGTGTTTTCCTCTACCAACTTGCAGTCCAGACTATGCCGAAGAGCCTCCACTGCCTGTCAATGAGACTGACTGTGGAATATTTCAGATCTCCTTTTGACGATACAGAGGCCTCCCAGGCTGACAAGTACATTGATCGTGCATTGCAGCACTATGTCATATTCTCCACTAATGTACTTGCATCGTCAGTTGTGATAAACTCAACTGTAATGCATGCAAAA GAAAGTGGGAAACTGGTTTTTCACGTCCTAACAGATGAAGAGAATTACTTCGCAATGAAACTATGGTTCTTTAGAAATACATATAAGGAAGCCACGATTGAGGTGTTAAACATGGAGCGGCTTGATCTGAACAACCagaaattacaattttcaCTGCCTGTGGAATTCCGTGTTTCCCATAGCATTGATGCCCAAAGTAGAACGGAGTACTTATCTACTTTTTCTCATTTACACTATCGTCTCCCTGAGATATTCCAGAATTTGGAGAAAGTTGTGGTTCTGgatgatgatgttgttgtCCAGCAGGACTTGTCTGCACTATGGAACCTCAACATGGAAGGGAAAGTTAATGCCGCTGTGCAGTTCTGCTCGGTGAAGTTAAGTCTGTTGAAGAGCTATCTTGGCGAGAacagtttcaataaaaattcatgTGCTTGGATGTCTGGATTGAATGTGATTGATCTGGTTAAGTGGAGAGAGCTTGATATCAGTGAAACTTACCAAAAGTTTGTGAAGGAGGTGAGTCACATT GTGAGCACACAAGAGGCGCAAAACGAAGCTGTTGCACTGCATGCGAGCTTGCTTACCTTTCAGGATTTAATTTATCCTCTGGATGGTTCTTGGGCTCTTTCTGGACTGGGTCATGACTATAATGTAGATGTCTATCCAATCAGGAATGCTGCAGTGTTGCACTATAATGGAAAGATGAAACCTTGGCTTGAGTTAGGGATCCCAAAATATAAAGGTTACTGGAAGAATTTTGTGAACCGAGAGGATCAGTTCTTGACTGACTGCAATTGGAATTCATGA
- the LOC117630566 gene encoding probable leucine-rich repeat receptor-like protein kinase At5g49770 → MATMRLLLFLAFCSAGIHVIFSETNSRDAAVFISLKGAWTNLPPSWNDKSNDPCGMNWEGVTCNNSRVTALGLPAMDLKGQIEGDIGGLSELISLDLSFNKGLTGSLSPRLGDLSKLNILILAGCGFSGNIPEELGNLGELTFLALNTNKFTGQIPASLGNLSNLLWLDLVDNQLTGTLPIATPVTSGLDKLLKAEHFHFSKNQLSGTIHPKLFSSEMKLIHILFDGNQFTGEIPSTIALVQTLEVLRLDRNALTGNVPSNITNLTHVNELNLAHNKLTGPLPDLTGMRSLLTVDLSNNSFDPSEAPRWFSNLPSITTIVLEFGALEGTVPEKMFGIASLQQVKLKNNAFNDTLNLGDSISPQLQLVDLQNNQIPKITLGYEYKHTLILVGNPVCTNGTSSNSFCQLPQQDTETYTTSSNCARITCPDNQKLSPQSCQCAYPFEGTLYFRAPSFRELSNVTMFHALETILWEILGLIPGSVSLENPFFDINDYLQIQLALFPPTGMYFNRSEIIRIGFDLNHQNQKPPEGFGPYYFIPYPYTFPGGNKSSMSTGVIIGTSVSCVAVVLGLVVVGIYAIRQKKRAERAIGLSRPFASWAPSGKDSGGAPQLKGARCFSFDELKKCTNNFSDSNEIGSGGYGKVYRGMLSDGQVVAIKRAQQGSMQGGLEFKTEIELLSRVHHKNVVGLLGFCFEQGEQMLVYEFMPNGTLRESLSGRSGIHLDWKRRLRITLGSASGLAYLHELANPPIIHRDVKSTNILLDEHLTAKVADFGLSKLVADSGKGHVSTQVKGTMGYVDPEYYTTQQLTEKSDVYSFGVVMLELITARQPLEKGKYIVREVLLMMDKNDEEHYGLRELMDRSIRNSGTLIGFGRFLELALQCVEESAADRPTMSELVKAIETILQNNGVNTNSTSASSSATESAASKGAPKHPYNDGLPKKEVNDSTGAFDYSGGYAVSAKIEPK, encoded by the exons CTGCTGTTTTCATATCCTTGAAGGGGGCATGGACGAATCTTCCACCCAGCTGGAACGACAAGTCAAATGATCCCTGTGGAATGAACTGGGAAGGAGTCACCTGCAACAATTCGAGGGTGACCGCATT GGGATTACCAGCAATGGACTTGAAAGGACAAATTGAAGGCGATATCGGGGGACTCTCTGAATTAATATCCTT GGACCTTTCATTCAACAAAGGCCTCACGGGTTCTCTGTCTCCACGATTAGGAGATCTGAGCAAGTTAAATATCCT GATCCTAGCTGGCTGCGGCTTCAGTGGCAATATTCCAGAGGAATTGGGCAATCTTGGAGAGCTAACTTTCTT GGCTCTGAATACAAATAAATTTACTGGTCAAATACCTGCTTCTTTGGGTAACCTCTCCAATCTTCTCTGGTTGGACCTGGTAGACAATCAGTTGACTGGAACTCTACCAATTGCAACCCCCGTTACCTCAGGCTTAGACAAACTATTGAAGGCTGAACACTT CCATTTCAGCAAGAACCAGCTTTCAGGTACCATTCATCCCAAACTTTTCAGCTCTGAGATGAAACTGATACACAT TTTGTTTGATGGAAATCAATTTACTGGGGAGATTCCATCAACCATAGCACTAGTTCAGACTCTTGAGGTTCT TCGGCTTGATAGAAATGCTCTGACAGGAAATGTCCCCTCAAATATCACCAACCTAACACATGTCAATGAACT AAATTTGGCTCACAACAAATTGACAGGCCCTTTACCTGACTTAACTGGAATGAGGTCCCTCCTTACTGT AGACCTGAGTAACAACTCATTTGACCCATCAGAAGCTCCACGTTGGTTCTCAAACTTACCCTCAATCACCACTAT CGTTTTAGAATTTGGAGCACTTGAAGGGACTGTGCCAGAGAAAATGTTCGGCATCGCATCATTGCAGCAAGT GAAACTGAAAAACAATGCGTTTAATGATACATTGAACTTGGGTGATAGCATCAGTCCACAACTGCAGCTTGTTGATCTGCAGAACAATCAGATTCCTAAAATAACTCTGGGTTATGAATACAAACATACATTAAT ACTTGTAGGGAACCCAGTTTGCACCAATGGAACTAGCTCAAATTCATTCTGTCAGCTTCCGCAACAAGATACAGAAACGTATACTACTAGCTCAAATTGTGCACGCATTACATGCCCCGATAATCAGAAGCTCAGCCCTCAGAGTTGTCAATGTGCATATCCTTTTGAAGGAACATTGTATTTCAGAGCACCCTCTTTCAGGGAATTGTCAAATGTGACTATGTTTCACGCACTAGAAACGATTCTATGGGAAATACTTGGCCTCATTCCTGGTTCAgtttctcttgaaaacccttTCTTCGACATTAATGACTATCTTCAAATTCAGCTGGCACTCTTTCCACCTACAGGAATGTATTTTAATAGGTCAGAGATTATAAGgattggttttgatttgaacCACCAAAATCAAAAGCCACCGGAGGGGTTTGgaccctattattttattccatATCCTTATACTTTCCCAG GTGGGAATAAAAGTTCTATGAGCACTGGTGTTATTATTGGGACATCAGTTAGTTGTGTAGCTGTTGTACTGGGCCTCGTGGTAGTGGGAATATATGCCATTAGGCAAAAGAAACGTGCAGAAAGAGCCATTGGATTAAGCCGACCTTTTG CTTCTTGGGCACCAAGCGGAAAAGACAGTGGTGGTGCACCACAGTTAAAGGGAGCAagatgtttttcttttgatgagcTTAAGAAATGCACAAATAATTTCTCTGACAGTAATGAGATAGGATCTGGTGGATACGGGAAG GTTTACAGGGGCATGCTTTCTGATGGACAAGTGGTGGCAATCAAAAGAGCTCAGCAAGGATCAATGCAGGGTGGCCTTGAGTTCAAGACTGAAATCGAGTTGCTCTCGCGAGTTCATCACAAAAATGTTGTTGGccttttgggattttgttttgAACAAGGAGAACAGATGCTGGTTTATGAGTTTATGCCTAATGGAACACTCAGGGAAAGCTTGTCAG GGAGATCTGGTATTCATCTTGATTGGAAGAGGAGACTCCGCATCACTCTTGGCTCGGCAAGTGGACTAGCTTACCTACATGAGCTTGCAAATCCTCCTATAATTCACAGAGATGTGAAGTCCACCAACATTCTATTAGATGAACATCTAACCGCGAAGGTTGCAGATTTCGGCTTGTCCAAGCTGGTAGCTGACAGTGGAAAAGGGCATGTCTCAACTCAGGTCAAAGGCACAATG GGATATGTTGATCCTGAATACTACACGACTCAACAGTTAACTGAGAAGAGTGATGTATACAGCTTTGGAGTGGTGATGCTTGAATTGATAACGGCTAGGCAGCCTCTTGAGAAGGGAAAATACATCGTCCGCGAGGTACTATTGATGATGGACAAGAATGATGAAGAACACTATGGTTTGAGGGAGTTAATGGATCGAAGCATTCGAAACTCTGGAACTCTTATTGGGTTTGGGAGGTTCCTGGAGCTGGCCCTGCAATGCGTTGAAGAATCAGCTGCAGACCGCCCCACAATGAGTGAGCTTGTGAAGGCTATTGAAACCATTCTGCAGAATAATGGCGTGAACACAAACTCAACATCAGCATCTTCATCAGCCACAGAATCTGCAGCATCAAAAGGAGCTCCTAAGCATCCGTACAACGATGGCTTGCCGAAAAAGGAAGTGAATGACAGCACTGGTGCCTTTGATTACAGTGGTGGATACGCAGTTTCGGCCAAGATTGAACCCAAGTAG